AGGTGCTTCAGATGCTCCCGGGTCGCCAGTTCGGGAACCACCCCGCCGTATTCGGCGTGCAGGTGCACCTGGGAGGACACCACCGTGGACAACACCCGGCCCGACGCGACCACGGCGGCACTGGTCTCGTCGCAGGAGGTCTCGATCGCCAGGACCATCCGCGGTGGTTCAGCGCACTTCCCCGGGCAGACCCGCCTCCGCGCCCTCCCCGGACACGGGCCCGGTGCGGCGTCCGTAAAGGGTCAGGCCCTTGAGCAGGTCGCGGGCCCGTTCCCGCTGGGCGTCGCGCCGTTCGGCCACGAGGGCGTGCAACCGCTCCTGCCGTTCGGCAGGGAACGCCTTCAGCGCCAGTTCCAGATTGGCCTCGCCCCCGGGGAGCCGGGCCAGCTGGATGGCGATCTCCTCGTCCTCGGACAGCGGGACGATCACGTCGGGGGTGATCCCCTGGCCGTGGATCACCTTCAGGCTCGGGGTGTAGTACTTCGCGGTGGTCAGGCGCAGCGCGGAACCGTCGGGGAGCGGCATCACGCTTTGCACCGAACCCTTGCCAAAACTTTGCTCGCCGACCACGACGGCCCGCTTCAGGTCCTGGAGGGCTCCCGACACGATCTCCGACGCGCTGGCGCTGCCTCCGTTGATCAGGATGGCCATGGGCAGCTTTTCGCTGATGCGCTTGCGTCCGCCCCCGGACGCCCGCCGTTCCACGTCGTTCGCCGGGTTGCGCCCGCGGGTGGAGACAATGGGCTTGCCCTTCTCGACAAACTTCTCGCTGACGGCCACCGCCTGGTCGAGCAATCCCCCGGGATTGCCCCGAAGGTCCAGGATCAGCGCCTTCATTCCCTGGCGCTCGAGCTTCTGAAGGGCCTCCTCCAATTCCTCGGCCGTCCGCTCGCCGAACTGGGTCAGGCGGATATAGCCCACCTTGGAGTCGTCGAGGGGAAATTCCCGCCGGTTGTTGATGTCCTTGGCCGTGTGGACCTGGATCCGCTGACGGGTCAGGGGGAAATCAAGGAGTTGCTCCGTCCCAGGCCGTTCCACCGATACCGTGACCTTGGTCCGGGGCACGCCGCGCAACAACTTGACGGCATCGCCGACGGTCATGCCGTCGGTGGACTTCCCGTCAATTTTCGCAATCCGGTCCCCGGCCATGATGCCGGCCTCGAAGGCGGGGGTGTCCTCCATCGGGGCCACGACGAACAACTGGTCGTCCCGCTGGGAGACCTGCATGCCGACCCCGCTGAACTGGCCTTCGGTGTCCTCCTTCAGCTCGTCAAAGGCGACCGGCTCCATGAACTCACTGTGCGGGTCCAGCGAGTTCAGCATGCCCCGCAGGGCGCCGTGGACGAGTTCCTCGTACGTCAGCTTGTCGCCGTCGGCATAGTCGCGTCGGACGCGCTCCAGCACCCGCGAAAACAGCTCCAGCTGCTCGTAGGCGTCGTCCGCCTTGTCCTTGGCGGCGCTGGCCTCGAAGACCTGGGAGCCGATGAAGACATAACCTCCGAGGCAGGCGACAAAGGCGGCGTAGAGCAGGCGTTGCTTCATGAGAGGCTGCCCGTGGCAGCGGGGAAAGCCTATCCGGGAAGGACCCGGCCTGCAACCCGCCCACGGGCCCGCCCGCCAGCGGTTTGCCGGTGGGAATTCACCACCAGAGGTAGTTGGGGTCCACCGGACGCGACATCCAGCTGGGGTCGTAGTTCAAGGGAAACATGAACAGGGCCACGTGGCCGTCGCCGTACATCATGTTCCATCCCCGCTTGCCACGATTGTTGTGCCAGACGCTCTTGGCCCTGGACTGGGCGTTGACGCGGCCATCGCCGGCATCCCGGGACCCGTGCCAGGGCCAGTCGCCCTGGATGATCTTGTTGACCGGGCTGCGCGCGATCTCACTCGTTTTGATCGGCTGCCCCTCCCGGCTGGTGCGCGGCGCCTTGGAATCGCCGGTGACATGTTTGACCCCGAACCAGTCGAGCGCCCACATGGGCAGGTAGCTGTTGCCCCAGGCGGCAAAGCAGTTGGGCCGGGATTCATTGGGCCAGTAGCTGTCGCCCTTGTCCGACGGGCAGTGGAAGGCCTGGACCGCCGGCACGTACCGGTTGAGGGGCCGGTTCGTCTCGCCGACGCTGTCGTGGACAATGGCACGGCCGTTGGTCCGGATCATGCCGCCGACCGTCGCCCAGTCCCCATGAACGGGATAAAGATCGGCGTTGTCATCGGCGTACATGTGGTAGCCGAGATATTGCTGCTTCTGATTGCTCACGCAGCGGATCGCCTGGGCCTTCACCTTGGACCGGGCCAGCGCGGGCAGCAGCATCCCGGCCAGGATCGCGATGATGGCGATGACCACGAGCAGTTCAATCAGCGTGAAGCCGGGGCGGCCAGGGGAGGCACCCGGGAGCGCCTGGAGGGGAGTCGTCTTCATGAGCCTGAGGGAATTCTCGAACGGAGATAACAGCTCCCCCGGCGTCCGGCAATCCCGATCGCCCCGCCTCGCGATCGGACGGTCAGGATTGGGGAACAGCTCCCGGGGTTGCGGGGACAGCGCCCCGACGCATCCGGTCCGCGGTTCAGTTGGCGGCGCTGCTTCAGCCGGTGCCTTGACAATGAGATCGCGCGCGGGAAGGGGTTGGCATCACCTGCGGCCGGTCCCGCCTGAACCCGGGGGCAACTGGAGCACCGGCTGCTGGTTCACACTGCATCACATGAAAGTCCCCCTGGCCGTTCTCCTGGCATCCCTCGTTGCATCCCTGGCCCCGGCATTGGGTCACGGGTCCATGTCCCGGCCGGTGAGCCGGGTGTACCAGATCTATCTGGAAGACCCGCAAAGTCCCGACCACCCCTCCAGCCGAGCCGCCATCGCCGTGGCGGGCACGCAGGCATTCTACGACTGGCATGAGGTGAATCGCCTGGTGCCCGACTACAACTATCGGGCGTTGATTCCCGACGGCCAGCTGGCCAGTGCGGGGCGGGCAAAATATGCCGGCCTGGACCTGCTGCGATCGGACTGGCCCAAGACCCGGGTCCACCGCGGCGCGTATCACATGATCTTCAACGCCCATGTGCCGCACGACCCGAGCTTCTTCCAGGCCTTCATTTCCAGGCCCGGCTGGAGCCCGCTTCAGCCCCTGCGCTGGTCGGATCTTGAGCCGCTGCCCGGTGCGGAGTTCTTCCGCCGCCAGGGAAACCTCTACACCTTCGACACCGAGCTTCCGGCCCGCACCGGACACCACGTCATCTACGTGATCTGGCAGCGCATTGATCCGGCAGGCGAGGCCTTCTTCTCGATCAGCGACGTGGATTTTGGTGACGGGTCCGGTTACGGCAACCCGTACGACGGGGACACCGTCCTGCCGCCCGACTCCACCGATCACAGCGGCCACGCCGCCGTCACGGCATTCTTTCGGGTTCAGAGCGAGTGGAGCACCGGATTCAGTGGAGAAGTCACGATCACCAACACCACGCCGTATCTGTGGAATGGTTGGAGCGTGTCCTTCGATCTCAACGGGACCCTTCAGAATCTTTGGAGCTCACGCCTCGTCTCCAGGAGCGGCAGCCGGTACACGGTCACCAACGACCCGTGGAACGCTGCGATCCAGCCGGGACAGAGGCTGGTCTTCGGGTTCAACGCCTCCCCAGCGTATGCCCAGGTCGGAGCGCCCTACGGCTTCCTCCTGAACGGGGCGTCCGCGCTGCCGGGCACGGGCACCGGAACGGGCAGTAGTTCCGGTTCTGGAGCGGGTTCTGGAACCGGAACCGGTGGCTCGGGCGGTACCGTCGCCACTCCACCGCCGGCCGCGATCACCGTCACCAACGGCGGGGCGGCCCTCACCTTCACCGAGGACCATCGCTGGTCCACCGGCTTCACCGGGACCGTGCGGATCCGGAACCGGGGCACCACTCCCATCAGCGCATGGACGCTCGCATTTCAGCTCAACGGTACCGTCACCGACCAGTGGAACGTGGTTCGCAAGAGCGTGTCCGGCTCCACCTATACATTCGGCAACGCCTCATGGAACGGATCCATCCCGCCGGGCGCCACAGTGAGCTTCGGATTCAACGCCGCCGCCGCCGCCGGGGTCCGGCCTTCGTCCTTCGTGTTCAAGGGCGCGACGACCAGTTCCACCGGGTCCATTGGAAGCACGCCGACCAGCGGCGGCAAGGTCCAGGGACGTTTGGACCTCCGGGTCCCCGACAATTGGGGCAGCGGCTTTACGGGCGCGGCGACGGTGTCGCATGTCTCGGGTCCAAACCTCAACGGCTGGACCCTCTCCTTCGACTTTCCCCACCGGATCACCACGGTGTGGGACGCCGTCCTCGTCTCCAAAGTGGGCAACCGCTACACCCTCCGCAACGCGTCGTGGAACGGCATGCTCAAGGCGGGAGGCCGGGTGGCCTTTGGGTTCAACGCCGATCCCGGCGGCCGGATCACGCCGCCATCGAACGTCACGCTCAAGTAGCGCGTGCTGGAGGTCTGTCGAACGGCCGCCGGGGTCACCCGGCGGCCGTTTCCCGGAGAGGGATCACCGCCAGAACCGTTCGCGCTGCTCGCGGGTCAGCTGCTTGTAGAGGGCCGTGTCCCTCGCGAGGCCGTCCAGGTAGCCCAGTGCGAGCTCCCAGGACATGTTGTCCCGCTCCTTGTCGGTAATGACGTTTCGGATGTTCCGGGCGTACCAGCCAAACATGTAAACTTGGGTATGCCGCGGCACCGCCTCGTTGTTGGCCAGCAGGGCCAGCCGTTCGACCTCAAGCAGCATCAGATGAAACTTCGCCTCCATCGCGGTGTCGCCGTGGTCCCGGGTCAGCGCCTCGGACTCGATGGCGGTGAGATTGCTGGCGATGTAGCCGTCCGTGGCAAAAAGCCTCCGGTGGGATTCAATGAAGCGCGAGATGTTCTCGACCCGCCGGTTCCGCACCAGCAGGAGCGAATTTACGAGGAAAACCAGCAGTGCGACGAGCGCTGCAACCACCGTCGCCCAGTTACGAAGTTCGTCGCTGCTCATACGGCGTGTCCCAACGCGGGGCGGGAGGAGGGTCCCACGGTCCTTTCGCCCGGGTCACGACAAAGTTCGCCTCGCAACACATGCGGTCGGCGCGCATACACTCCGGTCCGCCGTTGCCCCCATGTTGCCTCAGATCCGCCGAATCGCCCGCCTCGCCATCTGGATTCTTGGTATCGCCACGGTCTCCGCCCGGGCGGCCCGGCCGATGAATGTCGTGGTGTTCCTGGCCGATGATCTGGGGCAACGCGACCTCGGTTGTTATGGAAGCTCCTTTTACGAAACCCCGCATCTCGACCGATTGGC
Above is a window of Verrucomicrobiia bacterium DNA encoding:
- a CDS encoding S41 family peptidase yields the protein MKQRLLYAAFVACLGGYVFIGSQVFEASAAKDKADDAYEQLELFSRVLERVRRDYADGDKLTYEELVHGALRGMLNSLDPHSEFMEPVAFDELKEDTEGQFSGVGMQVSQRDDQLFVVAPMEDTPAFEAGIMAGDRIAKIDGKSTDGMTVGDAVKLLRGVPRTKVTVSVERPGTEQLLDFPLTRQRIQVHTAKDINNRREFPLDDSKVGYIRLTQFGERTAEELEEALQKLERQGMKALILDLRGNPGGLLDQAVAVSEKFVEKGKPIVSTRGRNPANDVERRASGGGRKRISEKLPMAILINGGSASASEIVSGALQDLKRAVVVGEQSFGKGSVQSVMPLPDGSALRLTTAKYYTPSLKVIHGQGITPDVIVPLSEDEEIAIQLARLPGGEANLELALKAFPAERQERLHALVAERRDAQRERARDLLKGLTLYGRRTGPVSGEGAEAGLPGEVR
- a CDS encoding type II secretion system protein, with translation MKTTPLQALPGASPGRPGFTLIELLVVIAIIAILAGMLLPALARSKVKAQAIRCVSNQKQQYLGYHMYADDNADLYPVHGDWATVGGMIRTNGRAIVHDSVGETNRPLNRYVPAVQAFHCPSDKGDSYWPNESRPNCFAAWGNSYLPMWALDWFGVKHVTGDSKAPRTSREGQPIKTSEIARSPVNKIIQGDWPWHGSRDAGDGRVNAQSRAKSVWHNNRGKRGWNMMYGDGHVALFMFPLNYDPSWMSRPVDPNYLWW
- a CDS encoding cellulose binding domain-containing protein; the protein is MKVPLAVLLASLVASLAPALGHGSMSRPVSRVYQIYLEDPQSPDHPSSRAAIAVAGTQAFYDWHEVNRLVPDYNYRALIPDGQLASAGRAKYAGLDLLRSDWPKTRVHRGAYHMIFNAHVPHDPSFFQAFISRPGWSPLQPLRWSDLEPLPGAEFFRRQGNLYTFDTELPARTGHHVIYVIWQRIDPAGEAFFSISDVDFGDGSGYGNPYDGDTVLPPDSTDHSGHAAVTAFFRVQSEWSTGFSGEVTITNTTPYLWNGWSVSFDLNGTLQNLWSSRLVSRSGSRYTVTNDPWNAAIQPGQRLVFGFNASPAYAQVGAPYGFLLNGASALPGTGTGTGSSSGSGAGSGTGTGGSGGTVATPPPAAITVTNGGAALTFTEDHRWSTGFTGTVRIRNRGTTPISAWTLAFQLNGTVTDQWNVVRKSVSGSTYTFGNASWNGSIPPGATVSFGFNAAAAAGVRPSSFVFKGATTSSTGSIGSTPTSGGKVQGRLDLRVPDNWGSGFTGAATVSHVSGPNLNGWTLSFDFPHRITTVWDAVLVSKVGNRYTLRNASWNGMLKAGGRVAFGFNADPGGRITPPSNVTLK